In a genomic window of Lacrimispora sp. BS-2:
- a CDS encoding type I restriction endonuclease subunit R, producing the protein MKAEKEIEISFIKKLQDLKYKYREDIRDKASLEANFREQFEKLNRVKLSDSEFVRLRDTIVTADVFAAAKILRETNTFKRDDDTPLQYTLVNIKDWCKNEFEVVNQLRINTDNSNHRYDVIILINGVPVVQIELKTLQITPKKAMEQIVNYKNDPGNGYTNSLLCFMQLFIVSNETNTYYFANNHTEHFCFNADERFLPIYEFADKDNKKITNLYEFTTNFLPKCTLGELISRYIVLVVSEQKLIIMRPYQIYAVKAIIDCINENRGNGYIWHTTGSGKTLTSFKTSTLLKDNPEIEKCLFVVDRKDLDRQTRLEFNKFQEGCVEENTNTENLVRRLTSDDYKDKVIVTTIQKLGLALDEDSKRNQEKKRKGQLTFKERLAKLQNKRIAIIFDECHRSQFGENHDAIKNFFPKAQLFGFTGTPIFEENSTYKQIDGTIGSYITTTDVFQQELHAYTITNAIDDGNVLRFHIDYFKPDDSQKAAKAGSTISKRKMAEAILSKHDASTYNRRYNAIFATASINDAIEYFDLFKELQEEFDKANQDFTPLNIACIFSPPAEGNKDVKQLQEDLSQEKADNQENPDKKKAALKAIINDYNKKYGTNHSINEFDLYYQDVQKRIKDQQYSNADYPHENKIDIVIVVDMLLTGFDSKYLNTLYVDKNLKQHGLIQAFSRTNRVLNPTKPYGNIIDFRGQEKEVNDAIKLFSGKENAEKVKEIWLVDPAPVVIEKLDKAVAALEKFMKSQGLECKPEEVSNLKGDTARAEFIDKFKEVQRLKTQLDQYTEIKEEQAAEIAGLLPEDTIRAFRGAYLETAERLKEQQGKEIEDRVPEVEQLDFEFVLFSSAIIDYDYIMSLLSKYTQPDVPKKEKMTKKELVDLIASTSNFMEERKDIEEYIEELDKYLKAFEGNKGLTEQEVMDGYKKFKTEKSANELVALSDKHGLEAQSLQVFVDAIMERKIFDGEKLSDLLEPLDLGWRDRTKKELELMDDLIPLLKKLAGGQEIVGLKAYE; encoded by the coding sequence ATGAAAGCCGAAAAAGAAATTGAAATAAGCTTTATTAAAAAGCTGCAAGATTTAAAATACAAATATCGTGAAGATATTCGAGATAAGGCTTCCCTTGAAGCTAATTTTAGAGAACAGTTCGAAAAATTAAATCGTGTTAAGCTAAGTGATTCCGAATTTGTTCGTCTTCGAGATACCATTGTTACTGCGGATGTGTTTGCAGCGGCTAAAATATTGAGAGAAACGAACACTTTTAAGCGTGATGATGATACACCTTTACAATACACACTTGTAAATATTAAAGACTGGTGCAAAAACGAATTTGAAGTAGTCAATCAGTTACGCATTAATACAGATAATAGCAATCACCGTTATGATGTAATTATCCTCATCAATGGTGTCCCTGTTGTTCAAATCGAGCTAAAAACCTTGCAAATTACACCCAAAAAAGCTATGGAACAAATTGTTAATTACAAAAACGATCCTGGAAATGGTTACACAAATTCATTACTGTGCTTTATGCAGCTCTTTATTGTAAGCAACGAAACCAATACCTACTATTTTGCAAATAATCATACGGAACATTTTTGTTTTAATGCAGACGAAAGATTTTTACCCATATATGAGTTCGCAGACAAAGACAACAAAAAAATCACAAACCTCTATGAGTTCACCACGAACTTTCTACCCAAATGCACTCTTGGCGAACTAATCAGTAGATATATAGTACTTGTGGTAAGCGAGCAAAAATTGATTATAATGCGTCCTTATCAGATTTATGCTGTCAAAGCAATCATTGATTGCATTAACGAAAACAGAGGGAACGGCTATATTTGGCATACCACTGGAAGTGGAAAAACGCTCACATCATTTAAGACATCAACACTTTTGAAGGATAATCCTGAAATCGAAAAGTGTCTATTTGTTGTAGATAGAAAAGATCTCGATCGGCAAACTCGATTGGAGTTTAACAAATTTCAAGAAGGCTGTGTTGAGGAAAATACCAATACCGAAAATTTGGTTAGACGGCTTACATCAGATGACTATAAAGATAAAGTCATTGTTACTACCATTCAAAAATTAGGGCTGGCTCTGGATGAAGACAGTAAACGAAACCAAGAGAAGAAAAGAAAGGGGCAGCTCACTTTTAAAGAAAGATTGGCAAAGCTCCAAAACAAGCGTATTGCTATTATTTTTGATGAGTGCCATCGCTCTCAATTTGGAGAGAATCATGATGCAATCAAAAACTTCTTCCCCAAAGCACAGCTTTTTGGATTTACGGGAACACCGATTTTTGAAGAGAATTCAACCTACAAACAGATAGATGGTACTATAGGCTCTTACATAACAACAACAGATGTTTTCCAACAAGAGCTTCATGCCTACACTATCACCAATGCAATTGACGATGGTAATGTATTGCGTTTCCATATTGATTATTTCAAACCTGATGACTCACAAAAAGCTGCAAAAGCAGGCTCCACAATAAGCAAAAGGAAGATGGCTGAAGCAATTCTTTCAAAACATGATGCATCAACCTACAACAGAAGATACAATGCTATCTTTGCTACGGCATCTATTAATGATGCTATTGAATATTTTGATTTATTCAAAGAATTGCAAGAAGAATTTGATAAAGCCAATCAAGACTTTACGCCTCTTAACATTGCTTGCATTTTCTCTCCGCCAGCAGAGGGGAATAAGGATGTCAAACAGCTTCAAGAAGACCTCTCGCAGGAAAAGGCAGACAACCAAGAAAATCCAGACAAGAAAAAAGCTGCTCTTAAAGCAATCATAAATGATTACAACAAGAAATACGGAACAAATCATAGCATAAATGAATTTGATCTATACTATCAAGATGTACAGAAACGCATTAAAGATCAACAATACAGCAACGCAGATTATCCGCATGAAAACAAAATAGACATTGTTATCGTTGTTGATATGCTGTTAACTGGTTTTGACTCCAAATATTTGAACACCTTATATGTGGATAAAAACCTGAAGCAACACGGCCTAATTCAAGCCTTTTCAAGAACAAATCGTGTGCTGAATCCTACAAAACCTTATGGAAATATTATTGACTTCAGAGGGCAAGAAAAAGAAGTCAATGATGCAATCAAACTCTTTTCGGGCAAGGAAAACGCTGAAAAAGTAAAAGAAATTTGGCTTGTAGATCCTGCACCCGTTGTGATTGAAAAGCTGGATAAAGCCGTTGCAGCACTTGAAAAGTTTATGAAATCACAAGGCCTTGAGTGCAAGCCTGAGGAAGTGAGCAATCTTAAGGGGGATACTGCTCGTGCGGAGTTCATTGACAAGTTCAAAGAAGTGCAACGCCTAAAAACGCAGCTTGACCAATATACCGAAATAAAAGAGGAGCAAGCCGCCGAAATTGCCGGGCTGTTGCCTGAAGATACCATACGGGCATTCCGAGGAGCCTATCTTGAAACAGCCGAAAGATTAAAAGAGCAGCAAGGAAAAGAAATTGAGGATAGAGTACCCGAGGTAGAACAGCTCGATTTTGAGTTTGTTCTGTTTTCCTCTGCTATTATTGACTACGATTATATCATGTCGCTTCTTTCTAAATATACTCAACCCGATGTACCGAAGAAAGAAAAGATGACGAAAAAGGAATTGGTGGACCTGATTGCTTCAACCTCTAATTTTATGGAAGAACGCAAGGATATTGAGGAATACATCGAGGAACTTGACAAGTATCTTAAAGCTTTCGAGGGTAATAAGGGACTTACTGAACAGGAAGTAATGGACGGTTATAAAAAGTTCAAAACTGAAAAATCGGCAAACGAGCTTGTGGCTCTGTCCGATAAACATGGTCTTGAGGCTCAGTCCTTGCAAGTATTTGTTGACGCTATTATGGAAAGAAAGATTTTTGACGGCGAAAAGTTAAGCGACTTGTTAGAGCCACTTGACCTTGGCTGGCGTGATAGAACCAAGAAAGAATTAGAACTTATGGATGACTTGATTCCACTGCTCAAAAAATTAGCCGGTGGGCAAGAGATCGTGGGGTTGAAAGCGTATGAATAA
- a CDS encoding restriction endonuclease subunit S produces the protein MNKNVKTALIPKYRFWEFVENGPVICENGNLIFKQVSNKTHNSDLPILAISQEYGAIPRDEIDYKVSVTEKSLESYKVVEKGDFIISLRSFQGGIEYSTYHGICSPAYIILRKKIDVEEQYYKYYFKSNRFIQDLNKDLEGIRDGKMVNYNQFSNILLPKPDKKEQQKIADCLISLDDLITAEDKKLSALKDHKKGLMQKLFPVEGKTVPEWRFPEFRDCEEWEYFKLSDIGEIITGSTPATNKNEYYGGQFMFASPSDISDKRYLNSTKTTLSELGFQQTRHIKANSILFVCIGSTIGKLAQNREVCATNQQINSLVPFENYHNSFVYFALEFSSNVISNLAGKQAVPIVNKTLFSNVVIPLPLEKKEQEKISDCLSSVDELIAGQADKIKALKEQKKGLMQGLFPSIEEVSR, from the coding sequence ATGAATAAGAATGTGAAAACGGCACTAATTCCGAAATACAGGTTTTGGGAATTTGTTGAAAACGGTCCAGTTATTTGTGAAAATGGGAATTTGATTTTTAAGCAAGTTAGTAATAAAACTCATAATTCGGATTTGCCTATACTTGCTATTTCCCAAGAATATGGAGCAATTCCAAGAGATGAAATCGATTATAAGGTTTCAGTTACAGAAAAAAGCCTTGAAAGCTATAAAGTTGTGGAAAAAGGCGACTTTATAATTAGCCTAAGATCATTTCAAGGCGGTATTGAATACTCCACATATCATGGCATTTGCAGTCCTGCATATATAATTTTACGCAAAAAGATTGATGTTGAGGAGCAATATTATAAATACTATTTTAAGTCCAACAGATTTATTCAAGATTTAAATAAAGACCTTGAGGGAATAAGAGATGGTAAGATGGTAAACTATAATCAGTTTTCCAATATACTATTGCCTAAACCCGATAAGAAAGAACAACAAAAAATCGCAGACTGCCTAATCTCTCTTGATGATTTAATCACTGCAGAGGATAAGAAACTATCGGCACTGAAAGACCACAAAAAAGGTTTAATGCAAAAACTCTTCCCTGTCGAAGGCAAAACTGTTCCGGAGTGGAGGTTTCCGGAGTTTAGGGATTGTGAAGAGTGGGAATATTTTAAGCTTTCAGATATAGGCGAAATAATCACAGGTAGCACCCCGGCCACCAATAAAAATGAATATTATGGAGGGCAATTTATGTTTGCTTCTCCATCGGATATTTCCGATAAAAGATATTTAAATTCAACCAAAACAACTTTATCAGAATTGGGATTTCAACAAACAAGACATATTAAAGCGAATAGCATACTATTTGTTTGCATTGGTTCTACTATCGGAAAATTGGCTCAAAACCGGGAAGTCTGTGCTACAAATCAACAAATTAATTCATTGGTTCCATTTGAGAATTATCACAATAGTTTTGTTTATTTTGCCTTAGAATTCAGTTCCAATGTAATTAGTAATTTGGCAGGTAAACAAGCAGTTCCTATTGTAAATAAAACATTGTTTTCCAATGTAGTAATCCCGTTGCCACTTGAGAAGAAAGAACAAGAAAAAATTTCCGATTGCCTTTCTTCAGTTGATGAATTAATTGCTGGACAGGCTGACAAAATCAAAGCCTTAAAGGAACAGAAGAAAGGCTTAATGCAAGGACTATTTCCTTCTATTGAGGAGGTGAGTCGATGA
- a CDS encoding AAA family ATPase has translation MSTKRYTNLKGLARNIRDTLGTADTPDTKNYFLLFAYNGTGKTRLSGEFKDLGKRRIRGSEEKARDTLYYNAFTEDLFTWYNDLEADTDRQLLFNTNSRFFDGLRDLEMETRIREFLRVHADFDFTINYEDGYVSFSREVQNREGAETITGIKISRGEENMFIWCFFLAIVQLVKLEALSYDWVKYIYIDDPISSLDDNNVVAVACQLAELLKDCQIKTVISTHHALFFNVMYNELKKESTASRFLSFDKETCKYIVKNTGDTPFFHHVALLKELKKAADSGKIYTYHFNILRNLLEKTAAFHGFDNFSACIKLEDDDLDGVIYARMTNLLSHGNHSMFNPVEMVDDNKEIFKKVLIGFMETYKFNDDLFTGE, from the coding sequence ATGAGCACTAAAAGGTACACGAATTTAAAAGGGTTAGCACGCAATATCCGTGATACCCTTGGCACAGCAGACACACCCGACACAAAAAATTACTTCCTTCTTTTTGCTTATAATGGAACCGGGAAAACAAGACTTTCCGGAGAATTTAAAGATTTAGGCAAAAGAAGAATCCGTGGTAGTGAAGAAAAAGCACGAGATACTTTATACTATAATGCTTTCACAGAGGATCTTTTTACTTGGTACAATGACTTAGAAGCAGATACAGATAGGCAACTGCTTTTTAATACAAACTCTCGCTTTTTCGATGGTTTAAGAGATCTTGAAATGGAAACTCGTATACGTGAGTTTTTGAGGGTTCACGCTGATTTTGACTTTACTATCAATTATGAAGATGGCTATGTCAGTTTTTCACGAGAAGTCCAAAATAGAGAAGGAGCAGAAACTATTACTGGAATCAAAATCTCTCGCGGCGAAGAAAATATGTTTATTTGGTGCTTCTTTCTCGCCATAGTGCAACTGGTAAAGCTCGAAGCTCTGTCCTATGACTGGGTCAAATATATTTACATAGACGATCCAATATCATCTCTTGACGACAATAATGTTGTAGCGGTAGCGTGTCAGCTTGCAGAATTACTTAAGGATTGTCAAATCAAAACCGTTATTTCTACTCATCACGCATTGTTTTTTAATGTAATGTATAATGAGTTAAAAAAAGAGAGTACGGCAAGTCGTTTTTTAAGTTTTGACAAGGAAACATGCAAATATATAGTTAAGAATACAGGCGATACACCGTTTTTCCACCATGTGGCATTATTAAAAGAATTGAAAAAAGCAGCGGACAGCGGGAAAATCTATACCTATCATTTCAATATTTTGAGAAATCTCCTTGAGAAAACAGCAGCATTTCACGGATTTGATAATTTCTCAGCTTGCATAAAGCTAGAAGATGATGATTTAGACGGTGTAATCTATGCACGAATGACAAATCTACTAAGCCATGGAAATCATTCAATGTTTAATCCTGTTGAAATGGTTGATGACAATAAGGAAATTTTCAAAAAGGTATTAATCGGGTTTATGGAAACTTATAAATTTAACGATGACTTATTTACAGGGGAATAG
- a CDS encoding type I restriction-modification system subunit M gives MNNIQQKELGKTLWGIADKLRGAMNADDFRDYMLSFLFLRYLSDNYETAAKKELGSDYTNCEREIVNTVANETHNQVISKLKKQVIDYYEALPVNKLPVKEDETDKKVIQKARQTLIDEYDSLLESGKLTPLGIWYIRNLDQVSVFEKQMRRKVHFVIKPHYLWSNIYELARIQSNQLLKTLQRGFKFIENESFDSTFRGLFSEVNLDSEKLGKNYEVRNEMLCSIITQIAKGLAEFTNEIDLLGNAYEYLIGQFAAGSGKKAGEFYTPQQISTILSRIVILDSQEPENGKKPFIHNLLDFACGSGSLLINVKKQLEPNSIGQIYGQEKNVTTYNLARMNMLLHGFKDSEFQIFHGDSLTNDWPILSEMNPAKKLKCDAIVANPPFSYRWEPNDTLTEDFRFKNYGLAPKSAADFAFLLHGFHFLSDDGTMAIILPHGVLFRGGAEEKIRTKLLKDGNIDTVIGLPSNLFFSTGIPVCILVLKKCKKPDDVLFINASEYYEKGKRQNVLLPEHIDRIVETYQFRKEDDKKYSRRVSIEEIEKNGFNLNISRYVSTASEEEIVDLTEVGKNLNSIEESIVAAKKRHNQFLRELGLPELQ, from the coding sequence ATGAACAATATACAACAAAAAGAATTAGGCAAAACCCTTTGGGGGATTGCCGATAAACTCCGTGGAGCGATGAATGCGGACGACTTCCGTGATTATATGTTGTCGTTTCTTTTCTTACGCTATCTTTCTGATAATTATGAGACGGCTGCAAAAAAAGAGCTCGGTAGTGACTATACCAACTGTGAAAGGGAAATCGTAAACACTGTTGCAAATGAAACACACAATCAAGTTATTAGTAAATTAAAAAAACAGGTGATCGATTATTATGAAGCTTTGCCTGTTAATAAGCTACCTGTAAAAGAAGATGAAACTGATAAAAAAGTTATCCAAAAAGCAAGACAGACATTAATTGACGAATATGATAGCTTGCTTGAAAGTGGTAAGTTAACTCCCCTTGGTATTTGGTATATTAGAAATTTAGATCAGGTAAGCGTCTTTGAAAAGCAAATGCGCAGAAAGGTTCATTTTGTTATAAAGCCTCATTATTTGTGGAGCAATATATATGAATTGGCAAGAATACAAAGCAATCAGCTTTTAAAAACCTTGCAGAGAGGTTTCAAATTTATTGAAAACGAATCCTTTGATAGTACTTTTCGTGGTTTGTTTTCAGAGGTCAATCTTGACTCTGAAAAGCTTGGCAAAAACTATGAAGTGCGCAATGAAATGCTGTGCTCAATCATAACTCAAATTGCTAAAGGGCTTGCTGAGTTCACTAATGAAATTGACCTTTTAGGCAATGCTTATGAATATTTGATAGGTCAGTTTGCTGCTGGTTCAGGTAAAAAGGCCGGTGAATTCTACACGCCACAACAAATTTCCACTATCCTTTCCCGGATTGTAATACTTGATAGCCAAGAGCCTGAAAATGGTAAAAAACCATTTATCCACAATCTTTTAGACTTTGCTTGCGGATCGGGATCACTGCTTATCAATGTCAAGAAACAACTTGAACCTAATAGTATTGGGCAAATATATGGGCAAGAAAAAAATGTCACAACTTATAACCTTGCCCGTATGAATATGCTCCTTCATGGATTTAAAGATTCAGAGTTTCAAATTTTTCATGGCGATTCATTAACCAACGATTGGCCAATACTTAGCGAGATGAATCCAGCTAAAAAACTAAAGTGTGATGCTATAGTAGCAAATCCGCCTTTTAGTTATCGTTGGGAGCCAAATGATACTCTTACAGAAGATTTTCGATTTAAAAACTATGGCCTTGCTCCCAAGTCAGCAGCTGACTTTGCTTTTCTATTACATGGATTTCACTTTTTAAGTGATGATGGTACTATGGCGATTATTTTGCCTCATGGTGTTCTATTTCGTGGTGGAGCGGAAGAAAAAATCAGAACTAAACTGCTGAAAGATGGAAATATTGATACAGTCATAGGTTTACCGTCCAACCTATTTTTCTCTACCGGTATCCCGGTTTGTATTCTTGTGCTTAAGAAATGCAAAAAGCCAGATGATGTGCTATTTATAAACGCAAGTGAGTATTACGAAAAAGGAAAACGCCAAAATGTTCTTTTGCCAGAGCATATAGATAGAATTGTTGAAACTTACCAATTCCGTAAAGAGGATGACAAAAAGTATTCTCGCCGTGTATCTATAGAGGAGATTGAAAAAAATGGTTTTAATCTTAATATTTCCCGATATGTAAGTACGGCATCAGAAGAAGAAATCGTTGACCTTACTGAAGTGGGAAAAAATTTAAACAGCATTGAAGAGAGTATAGTTGCCGCTAAAAAACGACATAATCAGTTTTTAAGAGAATTAGGTCTTCCCGAACTGCAATAA
- a CDS encoding DUF4143 domain-containing protein produces the protein MGIVFYLYPYFNNMLKRMVTKPKLYFYDCGLVAYLTKWSDSDTLMNGAMSGAILENFVVSEIVKSYQNCGREAFIYYYRDKDTKEIDILLEDSGRLYPMEIKKTATPQSQLTRVFGVIDKASLERGTGAVLCTTDRLSAFDSQNLIVPIRGI, from the coding sequence CTGGGAATTGTATTTTATCTGTATCCCTACTTCAACAATATGCTCAAACGCATGGTGACAAAGCCAAAGCTGTATTTCTACGACTGTGGATTGGTGGCCTATCTGACCAAATGGAGCGATAGCGATACCCTGATGAATGGTGCCATGAGCGGTGCGATTCTTGAGAATTTTGTGGTGTCGGAGATTGTTAAGAGCTATCAGAATTGCGGCCGAGAAGCTTTTATTTATTACTATCGAGATAAGGATACCAAGGAAATAGATATTCTGCTAGAAGACAGCGGCAGGTTGTACCCCATGGAAATCAAGAAAACGGCTACGCCCCAAAGCCAGCTCACTCGAGTATTCGGCGTGATTGATAAGGCTTCTCTGGAGCGTGGCACAGGGGCAGTACTTTGCACAACGGATAGGCTATCGGCGTTTGATAGCCAAAATTTAATTGTTCCTATCAGGGGGATATAA
- a CDS encoding recombinase family protein, with the protein MELKSTGKEIWCKRTIDVMLSNEKYMGNVRLLDSITGDVEYLVKENNPRIISSNVFNRVHAEKKRSNVIKEEGGTVQKDKKYS; encoded by the coding sequence TCCACAGGCAAAGAAATATGGTGTAAACGAACAATTGATGTAATGCTTAGTAATGAAAAATACATGGGCAATGTAAGATTGCTAGATTCTATAACAGGTGATGTTGAATATCTTGTTAAAGAAAATAATCCGCGGATTATAAGCTCAAATGTATTTAATAGAGTTCACGCAGAGAAGAAACGAAGTAATGTGATTAAGGAAGAAGGTGGAACTGTACAAAAAGATAAGAAGTATAGTTAG